The Lucilia cuprina isolate Lc7/37 chromosome 5, ASM2204524v1, whole genome shotgun sequence genome includes a window with the following:
- the LOC111677244 gene encoding band 7 protein CG42540-like, with amino-acid sequence MGTRHLHEILSERMTISGTMQLQLDEATDAWGIKVERVEIKDVRLPVQLQRAMAAEAEAAREARAKVIAAEGEQKASRALREASEVIGGSPAALQLRYLQTLSQISAEKNSTIVFPLPIDLITYFLKSNDAATQQLAEAAVAAMDKIATKQDNETSTTLEKSS; translated from the exons ATGGGCACAAGACATTTACATGAGATTCTTAGCGAACGTATGACAATTTCCGGCACTATGCAG cTACAATTGGATGAAGCCACCGATGCATGGGGTATTAAAGTAGAGCGTGTTGAAAT CAAAGATGTACGACTTCCGGTGCAGTTGCAAAGAGCCATGGCAGCAGAGGCGGAAGCAGCACGCGAGGCAAGAGCCAAAGTTATAGCAGCCGAAGGGGAACAAAAAGCATCGCGTGCTTTGAGGGAAGCTTCAGAGGTTATAGGCGGATCACCAGCAGCTTTACAATTAAGATACTTACAA ACTTTAAGTCAAATATCAGCTGAGAAAAACTCCACCATAGTTTTTCCCTTGCCCATAGATTTAATAACCTACTTCCTAAAATCGAATGATGCTGCCACCCAACAATTAGCCGAAGCTGCTGTTGCTGCCATGGATAAAATTGCTACAAAACAGGACAACGAAACCTCTACAACTTTGGAGAAATCTTCCtaa
- the LOC124420264 gene encoding band 7 protein CG42540-like — protein MYKYLSHLEEDLHEDKGSTCSTLLILLSVALVILTLPFSLFVCFKVVQEYERAVIFRLGRLMAGGAKGPGIFFILPCIDSYDRVDLRTRTYDVPPQEVS, from the exons atgtataaatatttaagtcacT TGGAAGAAGATCTACATGAAGATAAAGGTTCAACTTGCAGCACTTTACTGATACTACTGTCCGTAGCTCTGGTTATTTTAACACTACCGTTTAgtctatttgtatgttttaag GTGGTTCAGGAATATGAACGTGCGGTTATATTTCGTTTGGGACGTTTAATGGCTGGTGGTGCCAAAGGGCCAG gcattttctttatattaccCTGTATTGATTCATACGATAGAGTGGATTTGCGTACGCGAACTTATGATGTACCTCCACAAGAGGTGagttaa